The DNA region TGCTTATTCCATGTTAGCAAGTCCGTGTAACAGATTCTACCTGTGAGCAGCAGCGGCACCGCGGCTCCCGCCCAACGCTGGCACAGCCTCACAGTCCGGCTCAGCGGGCGGTGCAGAAAGGCTGGCGGTCCGGCCTAAGGCGAGGGCCTGTGTCCACGTCCCGACCCCCACGGGCCAGCTCTGAGCAcgggaggaggcagcagcgaCCGGGCTCCTGTttgaggagcccagaggggccGGGGGTCTGGGCAGAGACGGCCTTGGCTTCTCCCTGTTCTGCAGGGACTGCTGCTCAGGCTTTGGACTCACATTAAAACCTAAGAGCACCCTGGGTTTTAAAACCAAAGTATGGCCGTGTCATTTCGTACCTTGATTTTCATTGCTCGTTCATGGTATTAGTGGAAATTAGTAAAGGATTCTCGTTTAGCAACTCATGATTACTAATCTAAAACCATTAAACTTAGTGCTCATACAGCACAGCTTACTGTCAGTCAGCATGAAAGTAAGAATTTAAGTGCATTATTACACATCAATaaacatatatacatgcataaaCATGTTTACAGTATATTTATCTTCCTCTGAAAAAGTACGCTGAGACCTTGTTTCACCTGTGCCGTCAATGTGGAAATGGATAACACTTCCCAGTCCACGCAAAAGAGGTTTAAATTAACCAGCCAGAACTCCTTGTTCTGAAACGGGCACGGGCAACTTCAGTCCTTCACTGCGCATTTAGAAACCAGGCAATTTCGTTATCGGGGCTCATCGCGGAACGGGGGAGCCCAAAGCGACTCCCAGGCGCGTCCCGCTGGGCAGCGCGCGCTTGGCAAAGGCGCCGCGAGCGAGGGGCCGggcgcccgcagccccgcggcgcTGGTAGAGGTATTTCGTTTGAAGGGTCACATTCCTCGTTTCCGTATCTCGTCTGCCTTACCCCGGGAGGCCGGTGTCCGGGACGACCAGAGGGAAAACCGCGGCTCCGGCCCCGTCTCGGCGAACGCGTCGGCTCACAGGAGCCCCGGAGCCAGCAGCTATTTGGGAGGCAGCGGTGCCGGCCGGGACGGGAGGTAATGGGGTCCCTGAGGAGCGCTCCTCTGCTGCGGGGGCGGCGGCCTGCGGGGACAGAACCCGCGTCAGTGCCGGACCACGGCGGGACCGGGcaaatgagaaatgaaaacCTTCTGCTCAGCGTTAATGAGAAATGATCCTGGGCTCCCCAATGACATTCACAAATCAGCAAAATGACACATTTTCgagtcatttattttttaaactgccTATTTTGAGAAGCATTTTATTCACCTGTGCGCAGGGCTAATCTGGCCCCAGAAAAGCGTTCTGAAACACGTTAATCTCAATGTGGCTGTGACAGGGCGCACAATGAATGCTGCGGGTAATAGCGCTTTAGTCCCCCAGCGTGAAATGAAGGAGAAATTTCTTCCAATGAAGGTCAGTCCCGCGTGCATACGGGACGTGATGAAACACCCCAATGCTTACAGAAACGAAGGCAATGACAATCTACGTCTATCAGCAAAACTGCCAACGGTTATTTGCAAGAACTCAACCCACCTTGTCGGCAGCTTCTGCGGCTGCGGTGCCTGGTATTGCGGGGTCCTGTAGTAGGGCGGGTGGTACACCTGCTGAGGATGCTGGTTAACCGGGTACGATGGAGCAGGAAAGGTGTTCGGTTCCATattctgcacagaaaacaaagcgAGAATGTTCACAAATATTCACACAGGGAatggaaatatttgtttcctCAGTTAAGTGACATTTAAGGCCATTTACAAACAAACCTGGGAAAGTCAGAGTTGCTCTTTCCTTCTGAGAAACTCAgtggaaagaagcagcaatCTGAAAAGTACTGTATGTTGGAAAAACCAGAAAGGCTGATCATAACAAGCACTTGATTTGTCCCGCAAAGCGCTCTGGCTGCTCGTTGCACCCAGAGAGAACCGGGCTCCACGGAGGGGGCcggggggctggcgggggcgccaaaggggagcagagcaggtgaACTGCTCGCCAGGCCAGGAACAGCCCTGGAAAAGCTGAAACAGTGGGAAACGGAGGAGTTCACCACACACACCCCAGGAAACAACCCTCCTCGGCAGAGAGAAAACCCGAtttgcagaaaagaagaaataaatacctTAGAGGCTTTTATTAGGGCAAAACTCATATAAACTGCCTCCCTTAGGTAACAGAGAGCGACCGAAGCGGTGGGAAGCAGCGTTCGTACCGTGGGAGCGGCGCGGGCAGGGAAGGGCGCGCCGTGCGGGACGCCCCGCTGCGGGAGGGCTCGCTGCTCCTCTGCTCGGGGGGGCGGCGGCTGGCGGGACCTGGAACGCAGGCACAGGGGCGCTGTGAGCACATCAGCACAGGGACACGCGGGCCCACGCGGGTGAGCGACCGCAGCGAACGTCACACGGCAGGATGACAGCGTGGCCACACGTCTCAAACCACACAACCCCTTTTCTGTTCGGGACTATGGCAGCTTCATTTTGTCACCTTATACCAAAATGGGacccaaaaataaaaacccaccaccacgtGTAAGCAAATGTCTGTGGACTATTTGAAAGGGCAGAGGAGGAGGTGAAAAGGAGACCGTACTTACGAATGGCAGCGTGACATTAACCTCCTGTAGCATCGCTTCAGCCTGTCCCTCTTGGCAAAcgccagagcagcagctgcgaGCAGTGGCAGCACCAGGAAAAAGAACACGAGCAGCCCATTCCTCAGCGAGGTGTCTTTGTCCGATGGGGACAAAAcgatggaagaaaaaaagcgtTATCACCACTTGACTCATTTAGCACTGAATATTTGGTAGGACTGGTTCTACtactattttccatttttcatagAAGAAGAAACTAAAGAATCCAGTAAATGTGCAAGACACATGCccaaatatattattttctgattGTCCTTTCACAAGGATTGTCTGGTCAAAGATGAAAGAACTGTACATGCCGTGAAACCCTGGCCTATAACAGCATATTGATTTACTAAATCAATACCTAATTTTTCTTCCACTACATTACTGCGAACATCTTGTGAGCtcaactgaaaaaggaaaacagagcttCTGCCCTCTGATCCTTAATCTTGCTCTTCTCCTGCCGTTGTTTGCTGTAGGTGAAGAACCCGGGTTCTTAACAACCTCTGCCTTTTACATGCAGCAAACTTCTCCTCTGCGGGCTGCACAAAAGccagcctttcctttccttgggtGACGATCAACACAGCGGCGACTCGTCACCGTGCGCTGCCCCAGCGGGCGTCACCTGCCTGCACCGCGGTGCCGCCGGGCAGCCGCTCAGCGCTGCGTGTCCCTGTGGAGACGCACGTACACTCCCACCCACGGGCCTGAACCCGCATTTTGTCATTTGTTTGGCTCTAAGAACGGAAGGGGCTCCAGTTCCCAGCCCGGATCCGGAGGAGCCCACGAGGACGCCGGCCCAAGGGGGCACAAGTCACCTGAAGGCATTTAAACCAGCCCAGTTCCCAAAGTCTCCACTGGAACTGTTCAGAGAGGAGAGTGTCCAAGGGCCCCCCCGCCACCACGTCCCCCCCGCTGCACCGCAGCCCCCCGGCAGTACTTGCCATGGTAAGGAGAGCCACCGTCCAGGCTTCCCCCGTAGCCCTTTTTGTCACAGAAGGGGGGGGCCCAGCCTGCGTCACAGTGACAGTTCCTGTTGTTGTTGCACACCTGTGTTTGAACACAAACGTCACCATAAGCTCTATCAAAATATTTAGTTTCTATACATTTAAAAGGCATGTGCAGGAGCCATGACCATCCACCCAGCCCCTTCCGTTCCACTGGGCCTGGAGCACGTTAAGCAGCGACTCAGCCCGAACAGCCCGGGCAGGCGGCTGCGACCGCGCAGCGCCGTTCGGGATGAGCTTCCGGAGACCGCGGCTACTCCGTTTCATTTGGTGAGATGCAGAGTTTCAAATTACATTAGTAATGGTGGAAAAATTGGGAATTCTTCTTGCCTGGCAAAAAAAATATCATCCTAAGAGCTTCAGTCAAATATTTGTTGATATTGCTGTAGGCTGGTTTGCCCAGAGACACTTTATAGCATTTTACAGTTAAACTAAAAATTACTGTCCACTGTTTTAAAACTTGCTCAACTTACATAACTTTGGCCCAATTTTTTGCTACTACTAAAGCCACTTTTCCCATTAACAGCAGCTTTTCACAGCAAAACCCATCCCCAAGAACCCCATAGAACTCTCTTAATCACTGCACCTAGCACCATGATTATTCCACAGTAGCTACAGCCTTAAACAGAGAAGGGGAACTTCCTAGGTGCAAAAAATGCTTCAGGCACTACTGATTAAGCACAATTTCCGCGTATCTGGGTCAAACCGGGACCTCCGGCTGAGAAGGTGTGTCTATGCGCTGCACGTGACTGTCTCTGGACCAGTGTCCCCAGGAGAAGCCCGCTCACCCCGTGGCCGTGGCACTGCCGCTGCACGTCGCAGTCGTAGTTGAGGACCGAGGCGCTCACGCACTGGAAGTGCCGGCAGACCTGGGGGCAGAGACGCGCCCGTGAGGACCCGCACACAGCAGCCCCGCGGTCCCGCAGGGCTGCGGGCTTTCAGTTCAGCCGCATTTCAACCGAGAGTCGTCTGAAAGGCACTTGTGTGTGCcccgctgctcctgccccttCACAGAGCCAAGATCCTGGCTCTTCATTTCCTTGGCCTCATCTATAAACGAAAGGCTCACGACATCTCTTCCGCACATGCACCATGTGGTGTGGGGAACAAACAGGCTCGCTCGGTTCTGCATTAACTACcggcaccaaaaaaaaaatcaacgtCCATAAATACTCATGAAACAACGCAGCTGAAAATTATCCACATAAACCCCAAATTATTACTCTAAGAAATCACTTTTTACTCACTCATTACCTTTCCATCACCACATTTGGTGCCTTCGTTCACCATTCCCGGGTCCGGGACATCCGAGCCCAGCTGGAAATCCACCCCCCAGCACATGGTGTCTTTGACGGGAGTCTGGATAATAGCGGGCTTAATGCCAAAAACAGGCATGGCCTTCACGTTTTCACACTGCAGCTTCCCACACATGGCGTTCCTACAACATCAACACGTGAACGCTGTAGTGACACTTTAATTCATTCTGAGAAGACTATCACACATTTgaaattatcttttctttctagagGAAGACACAGCTCGGAAACAAGAACAAGGCAACTTGCCAAACACGACTTAGCTGGGTCTCGTTTCAGTGCTGCAAGAGCACGGACTGATCGCTTCTTTACGCTAACAAAAACACGGCGAGTTGCTACTCATTGTTCTGCGTGTGTGCAGCACCCAAATAAGGATTCTCAATGACACATTTAGGAACTTTTGGACGCTCTGGCCTCAACTCACCAGCTGGAGCATTTCTTGTAGTCATGCCCGTGGAAGCCGCAGTTGCCAAATCTGTCACCCTTGGAATTCACTTCAGCAAAGCAAACTGTGGGGGCCACTTTGGCTTCTGCAAACACCCCCAGACAGAGGAACCGAGTTAAACAGGGAAGGACCATCTCACACCACCACATCTCCTTCACCCAGACAACTACCCTGCTACCCCCACTGTTCTCCATGCGCCTGCATAGCTTAAGAACTCGATCAAAACAGCAAAGAACTGAAACTGTGAGCACCACACGGTTCCGTGTTCAaaaaacagagaacaacagTCACACACTGAGTCCGTGATACCATCTGATATTTCTGCATGGTTTTTTCCAGCCCTGTATAACAGAAGCTTCACTGTAATAGGAAAGATTAGTGCAAGAAAATTACTACTTGGATCACCAGCACAGCACTAAATGTAACAAAGGAAGAACGAGCGAAGGTTAAGCCATATAAAAACCTATTTCAAATCATTTGCCAAAGCCGGCTGGTCTTTGGAACAGGAAAACAAGTAAACATATTTTAAGTAAACTTAATGTATTCTTTTAGCTCTGTCTCCTAGAAAAACATTAACGCTGTGCTCTCCCTTACTCGAGCCGAAGATGTCCTGACACTGCGCGTCATAGTACTGGCAGACGCCGTTGTAGCAGTAGGCCTCCTCGTGGTGGCACGGGTGCCCGTTCTGCACGGTGAAGTCCGGCTGGCAGAACTGGGACGTGCCGTTGCAGTACTCGGGGAGGTCACACTCGTTGTTACTCGCACGACACTCAGTTCCCCAAGAAAGGAGCTAAAcagagaggggagggagaaacCGCATCAGAAAACTGCGGAAAATACAGACCTTACAGCAGACACGAACACTGCACCTGATGCACAACGCACCAAAAAGGGACCGATCTGAAGCCCTTGTGGGGGCTACACACGTGCACAACTCCCTCCCACAGAAGCGCTGGCTAGGCCGGCGCTCCCCCTTTCCCAGCCACCGAGGAACACTTCCAAATATGACATCCGAGTCTCCTACCTTGCAGTTTTTACAGCAGTCCCCATAAGCACACTGAGCACCGTACCGGAGTCTGCAGGTACCCGGTTCACAGCAAGGGTCGCTTTCACATTCCTGAAAGCAGACGTGCTGTGAGTGTGCAGCGATGGCACCCCCACCGTGCACCGTCCTCCCCCCAGCGCCTGTCAGACACCCGCCACAGACCTTTGGCGAACCACAGTCACACTCCTCCCCGGCATCCACCAGCTTGTTCCCGCAGTACGGGATGCTGTAGGTTTCGTCAGGCTTGGGAACGTTGAGCAGGCAGCTGCCTCCTTTGTTAAGAGTCAGCTTCTCAAAGTCCTCTgcgctgcagctgctgaagttCCTCGATCCCCTGCCACAGAGAACACAAGCGCACGTCCGCACTCAGCCAGCCCACGAGCATCCCCTCGGTTTGTACAACACTTGCTTTCTCCGGGAGCTGCAAGCGTGACACGGCTCCTTGCAGGAGTACTTGGAAGGTGACAGAAACCTGCAAAATCCAAGGGCCCGGGCGGGCAGGTTTGACCCTCGGAGAGGCTTTTCCTTTGTCATCACTTACGATGCTCCAGAGCTCATGATGCAGCTGCTTGCTCCGCAGTGACACACACGTTCATCGTCGTGGTTCATCCCCAGGTTGTGTCCCAGCTCGTGAGCCATAATCGACGCAAACATCTGTATGCTGATTCTTCCAAACTGCACAGGAGCAAATCAGAGGAAAATCAGCAGACAGCGTACACTGAGAAAGTCAGTGTTTGCTCATGTGCCAAAGACACTCCTGTCATTCCATCTCTACATTGACAGGATTCTCAGACCAGCCGTGCCCGCTTTCCAACCACGTGCATGTTATTTGACGAGTAATCAGAGCCCTTAAACATATTTGGGACAGTACCTGACGAGCTCTGCcttccagcacagctgcaaTACGAACACAAGAACTAGAGCTCTCCACACCAGCCCAAATCTCCTTAAATAGGCAAACTCCAATTGCAGTACTTCTGTCACTAGTCCAAGAAAACAAGATTGCTGGGATTGCCAATTATCTGAGATCAGCAATTCATTAACGCTCTGCAGTCTCACACAAAGAGGCCGGTGAGCCGCAGCGACTGCgcagctccagcagagcccAGAGAGCACCCAGAGCTCAGGACATCGGGAGACAAGTCCTGGCCCTTCCTGAGTGCTGCACAGCGAGGAGGGAGCAGCAGACCACAGGGAAGCTGTGGTCCAGATATCATGGAAGGGCCAGAAATGGTTGGGGACCACAGAAAAGCCACTTCAGCTTAGTTATGACAGATTGTGCACGACCGGGAAGATTTCTGGAGTGCAAAACCCTTATCTGGATCACATTCACAGTATCACTGACGGTATCTCACCACGTTGATGCCTCCCGCGTGGCTCTTGGAGCACACTGTTCCGACATAGGCCATTCCCGCCGTGCCCCCGAAGCCCTTCTTCCTACAGCGGGGAGACAAGGGCAAAGCGATCACCACAACGGCACCAGCACCGCCAGCGGCACAGCCTGTGCGGCAGCGCCCAGCGCATCGCTCTGCCCGCGGGGCACACAATACGggcttcccagctccccagcgcCAGCACGGGAGCGCTGCTCGCGCCGCCGCCCTCCCCTGCCCGCAGGGACTCGCGTCCTGGAAGGGCAGACACGGCAGCGCAGGGTGCTCCCAGCTTGTTTAAGGCAGGAGGGATGGACAGAACGACGGCACGTGTCAAAGCACACACCATGCGTGACACACTGCAGAAACAACTTCTCCATTAAAACGCAAGGACGCAAGATTCAAGGACCACTGAAACCTTCTTTAAAAAGCTTAAGTTGACTTGGAGTATTTACACGAGTACATAAACCACAGCGGATTGCCCTGGATTCTCTGCTGAgacacagcagctgcttctggcaCTACGGCAGACAGGAATAGAATAAGCTCCTCAGGAGCGGAGGGGGAGGAAGCGCCACTCACAGAACGAACTGGGCGCTGTCGTGTCGCCGGCGCAGCACCAGATTCTTCTCTCGCCACTGCACAAAGTTTGCCAGCACGTCGCCAGCACCTCCGTCTGTGCTAATTACGTTCTCATACTTCCAGATCTCCAGACCAACCAGCACAATGCGGATGTTCAACATGATGtacatctgggggaaaaaaaagagaaatatttctggAGACCTTCGGGTAAGAAGTGGTTTGGCGTTACACGTCTAATTGCAAGAATCTACTTTTTCTGCTTGGGTTTGCCATTTCTTAAAAAGTTAGGACACAATTCACATCACTGTGATTTCGCCTTACATCAGCTACAGGATCAACGCCTAAATGCCACACTATAAGAAAACCCAAAGCAGAAACGCTCCCACTTACACTGTCGAGGAAGTTTGCCAGCTGCACCATGTGCTCTCTTACTTCTGTTTCGCTCTTCCCAAAATCCTCAAACTGCAAGACAAAGAAACTTAGTCACGAAAAGATAAAGAGTTAcgaaaataagaacaaaacgTTTTAAGACTCCTGACATGAAAAACAGTTTTGCCTGGCTCCAAATCTTCTGCCAAGAAGATGCTAATCCAGACAGCAGCACCTTCATTGCTGTCGCTCAACGGCTCGGCACTCGGGAGCAAACAGCCAGGGCAGACTTGCCGCGTGTCCTCCCCACGTTACCAGGCTTTGCTGACAAAGGCCCCGTGTCTGACGGGGTCCCCTCTGCCCGAGCGGCACGGAGCGCGGTGCTGCGCCCTGCGGTTCCGCAGCCCCGGCTGCGGCGCCTGTGCTGGCCCCGGCCCCTTCGGAGGAGTGACACACAGCCCCCACCTTTTCTTTATCCACAACTATGAACAGCTCCACGTATCTTGTCTGATGCAGGACTGCTCTCTTTCTCTGTGGAAAGAAGCGTTAGACAACTTTAATTTTACCAATTCAAGTGTAAGGGAAAAATAACAGTCGTCATATTTCACTTGCTAGAGCCAGTGGTTTGAGACACACCCAAAGCACACGGTGCCAAGAGGAAAACAAGCCAAACCCAGGCTGTAATCCAACACAATGACAATTTCACCCTGTTTTACACTAAAATTTAGCTGCACAATGCCTTCCtgtgtttcaaaagcaaaggatCTTTCCGCTTTTCACACAGGTTTCTTTGGAGAGCCACCGTACGCTTTTGTAAAGGAGCAGAAAGGTACTAACAGGAAAACGCCAACACGACGCTTTTCAGTCGCTGTGGTGCTGTTCCTGCACAGCCGTCTCTGAACAACACCCACCTCCACACCCAGCCGCTGCTCTGATTGTCAGGAGAGCAGAATCAGCACCATGACGCTCTGCTGGCTTCTGGTGCAGCGCTGCGCTAGCAAACCTCCCCGGCGGGGGCCGCGTTCCGCCTCGAACAGCCCCAAAAAGCTCTGCCCGTGAACACCCGACCAGCACAGCGCGCGGCAGCACCGGGGAACCGCAGCCGCCTTGTTCAGGAGCCCAGCTCCGCAGCAGCACCAAGGCCCCCGACCCAGAGCCCGTCAGGTATGTGCTAAGCCCCAGGAAATCTGATAAGCCGCTTCCCCACTCTGAGCTGAGCGCTCACAAAAGCCACTACAGGGCCTGCGGGAGAACAGCGCGGCACTCACCCGCAGCAGCTGCGTCACGCTGGGACGGGGGTCCTCTGCGCGCTCCCTCTCGCCATCCGCGGCCGCTACCCCACACGCCGTGGGCTCCTTCTTCACGTCATCCAACCGATACAAAATGTGTTCAGAGCCAGAAGAGGGATCCATGGGCTCAATCCCGTAGGTGATGTTCCCTATTGTCACCAAACCCCTGAAATACAGTAGAGCATGAGAAATTCTTGCGCTGAGCATAGAGGACACTTACTCAGATTTTCACAGTAGAACAAAGGAACAGTTATTCTTTGATAACTAAGGCGTATCTCAGTTCTTGCAAAGCAGCATGCCTCATTTCAAGCCTGAAAGCAGCCTTTCACTGGACAGGGCCTCATAAATACACTAAATTAAACGTTTTTGTAAGAGGCTGCAATGCCCCAGTAATTAAATCACAAGCCTCAAGCAGCAATGTTTTAGTTCCAGTACACTATGGCCACTCTGGTGTTCGACATGGCACTGCAAAAAATCAGTGTCCCAAAACCTACAGACATtagctcaaagcagaaaaaaattccaATCACATTTGAAGCATACAAGATAAAGGACAATTCTGCAAAATTTGCAGACTAGTGTCCAACTTCCCATGTTTGCACTTTGTAGTAACCATCTACACAAATCAGAAAATAAGCCAAAATTTGTGTCAACGGACAATGTAACTGTGCTCTGATTGTTCAGCGTTATTCAGCTTATTTAATGGCATTGTGAGTATCTGCTAGCGACGTGAATCGGGGACAGCACAGATCACGGCGGGCTGCACGAGGGCACGGAGCGCCGCAGCTCGGCCCCGCGCCGCCGACCCCgccgggctgagctggggctAAAACCGGGCAGGGACCGCGCGTGAGGTTCGGCGAGACGCGCGGCGCTACCTGAGCCCTGAGCAGGTGCTGACGGCGACCGCCGAGTCCGGGGAGCCCTCCACGTAGCCCTGGTAGTGGCAGTGATCCTGCACGGGGAGACAGGGGCCGTCACACGCCGCCCACCCGCGCGCCCCGTGCCGCCCCGCGGCGTGGAgccgcgcccgccgcccgctACAACTGCGGAACATCACGCGCTTCACGTCAAATCTACCACACGCCTTTTCTCCGCAGTCCGCAGCTTCTAACGCACTTCTAGCTCCACAACGTAACAGAACTTCCTTTGCCAACGTGCACCTAAGAATTCCCTCACCGCCCAAGGACTCGGACACAAGGAGCTGCTCGGTCACCTTCAGCAAGGGTGTAAGATGGAaatcctacctggacatctggGCGCTCAGACTGCAACTTTCCCTCCTTGTTATAGGTATAAACTGTGAAATCTTTGGGCAGCAGTTCTCTGTaaggaaaggggagagggaaTACGAGGAGCATTTCATGAAACGACTATTGCAATTAAACAAGAGAACATTCAAAAGGAAAACCCTCCAAAATTAACAAAGAAATTGTGCATTTCCACAGCAAATCCCAAGATATTAGGCTGGCAGAACTACTGATGAAATCAGATCAATCACCTCACTCCGGATAACTAAAACAAGCATCAAAACCAATTAAATTGTGCTAAAAGCTTGCTTTTATGCAGGAAAACATAATCACAGCAGTGCTGCACAGATCTGCTGCACGTGGCTCCCCTTGCCCGGTGCCGGAGGGCGGCGCGCTGGGACAGCCTCCCACGACCACCGCTGCTGACCCCGACCGTAGACCCACTCAATTCCCACCGTTCCGAGGGAACCCCCGGGGGCTTGTACATTTAGATAATTACGTCCCTTGTCTATGATTAGGGCGGTTCTAAGAAGCAATAGCCTGATAAATGGTAACTTGCTgttgctgcaagcagccctttAAAAATTAAGCTTAAGACAGACATCTAGATTGTCTGTAAGTTACGGTTATTAAGGCCTTGGGATACAAGGTCAGCTTCCTCATTTATTAGTATTCTTGTGCTACTGAGACAGGAAAGAAATCCctaaaacaacacacaaaacgcagaggaaagggaaaagattgACTCGGAATGGAGTTcggtttgtttattttgagcCGTGAGTGGAGCGCGCCGCGCTGCGCCGCCCGAGCGCCGCCCCCCCCGCGGGACGCCGGGCCGCACCGCCCCGCGCTGCTGGCCGCCGGCCACGCGTCCGCGGCTCCACGCTCTTTGCCTCCCGCTCTGTTGGTGCAACCGCGCTGCTCAGAGCGCCTCCAGAACCGGAGCGCACAGAACCCGTTATCTGGACACCACACGTGGGATTTAACAATCTTAAGAACTCATCACTTACTTGTTCTTTTCTAGATGTATTGTGTGTTCTTTTCCCTCTATCTCAACTGCATACGACACCTTGTCCTGAAGATAAAAACGTTGCATTTTACTCATGTTAATGAACACAATGCTCTTTGAAATCAACAACATTTTGGCAGAAAACAGCCTCCGAGAGCTCGATCACCGCTATGACTAGAGcgtccccagcactgctgtcaCCCTCTGCAAGCCGGGACTGCTCTGCACTGTCACCCCTTACAGacagggctgcagctgctggagacgCAGCTGACACCAATGAAACGTGAACCGGTTCCTAGAGGATGCAGGACTCTGAGCTGCCCGTCCCGTCACGCGGGCACCGGGGGCTCCGGCAGCTCCTGCAGCGAGACGCTGCCACAGCCGCCGGGTCCGCCCGGGCTCCCCGCGTCCAGCGGACACGTCCACACGCTGGGACTGACAGACACCGAGCTAAGAAACCCCCCTTCCACCCTGCAGGTCGCACCAGGCGCGCGGGCCAGCCCGAAACCTCCGTCCGCAACCCGGCATCCCCGCCTGGGTACGCGGGGACCAGCCACATGGAGGAAGCGAATTCAAAATAGCTTTGTGGTTTCCTTATGCTTGTTCCACAGAAAAACTCTTGGCTACAGCTGGAGGAGGACAGCACCGTTTATTACTGAACATTCCCAGTGAGCCGGGAATGTTCAGGTTCCACAGACCCACGCCAGCCGAGTGCCACACGCAGCAACCAGGGGCCTTCAGCACTAAGTGGATAAGCCGAGTCGCATGACCACCACATTAAATATCGCAGCAGGAGCTCTAGTCACCGACTGCAATAAACTGCAAGGCATTTTTGTTAACATTAAATTCTGCCAATGTTTGTAAGATTTGTGACTAAACTAAATTCCATAAAAGCAGTTGGTCTAATGCAAACACTTGCAAGTGCGCAGCCCTTGGTTACGTGGCTACAGCAAAACAACGCAGGTTGGCAAGTGCTGCTGGACGCTGGCTGGTCCAAGCCCTGCTCACAGGGCTACAGAGCCGGCCCGCGCTGCCCAGGGCCCCcccagccagattgtgagcagCTCCCAGGATAACGATTCTACCACCTCTCCGAAACTCTTCctagtgcttcacaaccctccTTATGCAACTTTTACACCCAGATCAAAGATGCACTGCAGCAACCCGTaggctctgcagcagggaggtATTTAGTGCAGCACAGCTAAAGGCAACGCTAGATGTAATGCGTTTTGTAAAGACGGATGCTCGTTTGCCCCAGACGAGTCCGGCGGCGTTTTGTGGCATTTCAGGTCACTTTTGGGTGGACCGCACTAGGACACAGATACCAAACGGAAAGCATTTTTAGGACTGCCCAGTACCTGCGCTGAGGAGACGCTGGAAGCCTCTCGCCGTTCTCTTCCCAGCCTCTGCGGGACCACGACTTCATAGGAAGACAAGAGAGAAACCTGCTGGAAACctagaaagcagagcagaaacagcTCCAATCACCGTCTGACAAGTGTCTGTCTCGCACGGC from Columba livia isolate bColLiv1 breed racing homer chromosome 25, bColLiv1.pat.W.v2, whole genome shotgun sequence includes:
- the ADAM9 gene encoding disintegrin and metalloproteinase domain-containing protein 9 isoform X1, whose protein sequence is MAGAWARAARSCLCLLLLAVPGQPGRAGFQQVSLLSSYEVVVPQRLGRERREASSVSSAQDKVSYAVEIEGKEHTIHLEKNKELLPKDFTVYTYNKEGKLQSERPDVQDHCHYQGYVEGSPDSAVAVSTCSGLRGLVTIGNITYGIEPMDPSSGSEHILYRLDDVKKEPTACGVAAADGERERAEDPRPSVTQLLRRKRAVLHQTRYVELFIVVDKEKFEDFGKSETEVREHMVQLANFLDSMYIMLNIRIVLVGLEIWKYENVISTDGGAGDVLANFVQWREKNLVLRRRHDSAQFVLKKGFGGTAGMAYVGTVCSKSHAGGINVFGRISIQMFASIMAHELGHNLGMNHDDERVCHCGASSCIMSSGASGSRNFSSCSAEDFEKLTLNKGGSCLLNVPKPDETYSIPYCGNKLVDAGEECDCGSPKECESDPCCEPGTCRLRYGAQCAYGDCCKNCKLLSWGTECRASNNECDLPEYCNGTSQFCQPDFTVQNGHPCHHEEAYCYNGVCQYYDAQCQDIFGSKAKVAPTVCFAEVNSKGDRFGNCGFHGHDYKKCSSWNAMCGKLQCENVKAMPVFGIKPAIIQTPVKDTMCWGVDFQLGSDVPDPGMVNEGTKCGDGKVCRHFQCVSASVLNYDCDVQRQCHGHGVCNNNRNCHCDAGWAPPFCDKKGYGGSLDGGSPYHDTSLRNGLLVFFFLVLPLLAAAALAFAKRDRLKRCYRRLMSRCHSSRQPPPPRAEEQRALPQRGVPHGAPFPARAAPTNMEPNTFPAPSYPVNQHPQQVYHPPYYRTPQYQAPQPQKLPTRPPPPQQRSAPQGPHYLPSRPAPLPPK
- the ADAM9 gene encoding disintegrin and metalloproteinase domain-containing protein 9 isoform X2; translated protein: MSRGLVTIGNITYGIEPMDPSSGSEHILYRLDDVKKEPTACGVAAADGERERAEDPRPSVTQLLRRKRAVLHQTRYVELFIVVDKEKFEDFGKSETEVREHMVQLANFLDSMYIMLNIRIVLVGLEIWKYENVISTDGGAGDVLANFVQWREKNLVLRRRHDSAQFVLKKGFGGTAGMAYVGTVCSKSHAGGINVFGRISIQMFASIMAHELGHNLGMNHDDERVCHCGASSCIMSSGASGSRNFSSCSAEDFEKLTLNKGGSCLLNVPKPDETYSIPYCGNKLVDAGEECDCGSPKECESDPCCEPGTCRLRYGAQCAYGDCCKNCKLLSWGTECRASNNECDLPEYCNGTSQFCQPDFTVQNGHPCHHEEAYCYNGVCQYYDAQCQDIFGSKAKVAPTVCFAEVNSKGDRFGNCGFHGHDYKKCSSWNAMCGKLQCENVKAMPVFGIKPAIIQTPVKDTMCWGVDFQLGSDVPDPGMVNEGTKCGDGKVCRHFQCVSASVLNYDCDVQRQCHGHGVCNNNRNCHCDAGWAPPFCDKKGYGGSLDGGSPYHDTSLRNGLLVFFFLVLPLLAAAALAFAKRDRLKRCYRRLMSRCHSSRQPPPPRAEEQRALPQRGVPHGAPFPARAAPTNMEPNTFPAPSYPVNQHPQQVYHPPYYRTPQYQAPQPQKLPTRPPPPQQRSAPQGPHYLPSRPAPLPPK